Proteins encoded within one genomic window of Cryptococcus neoformans var. grubii H99 chromosome 4, complete sequence:
- a CDS encoding solute carrier family 35 (UDP-galactose transporter), member B1, protein MGVLRLAVCISGVYAAFLLWAIAQERLSKPFPSVHPHPHQQPHSPSDPPSGNKFPSPLFLNFAQAVASSLSALCYLSFKSWREGWKGRGLGQVLGLKEVFGKSQTALNGDAKANEEVSELNEKTKEVAKKAPKPPKKSLLALLVQVSVFQTIASPIGFLALRHISYPTMVLGKSCKLIPVLLLNVLLYRRKFSPHKYIVVALVTVGISMFMLFAETSKKKKGGSDSMWGLVLLLVNLFIDGLTNSTQDQIFSSYPSYTGQQMMFTMALTTQIILLPLLILPLPTNPLSLFAHLPPPLGSSVPTSTLSFSPPAALESISFLLSHPSALPPLFAYALLGGLGQLFIFETIQHFGSLTLVMVTVTRKLFTMLLSVVVFEHRLTRGQWMGVGVVFAGIGVEAGMKRREVMKRAKKD, encoded by the exons TATCAAAACCCTTTCCCTCTGTccaccctcatcctcaccaacAGCCCCATTCACCTTCAGATCCTCCATCCGGGAATAAGTTCCCTTCGCCATTATTCCTCAATTTTGCCCAAGCTGTGGCTTCTAGCTTGAGTGCGCTTTGTTACTTGTCGTTCAAATCTTggagggaaggatggaaaggacGAGGTCTGGGCCAGGTGTTGGGATTAAAAGAAGTGTTTGGTAAAAGCCAGACTGCATTAAATGGTGATGCTAAAGCCAACGAGGAAGTTTCAGAGTTGAACGAAAAGACGAAGGAGGTTGCCAAGAAGGCACCGAAGCcgccgaagaagagtctCCTTGCACTCCTCGTGCAGGTTTCAGTCTTCCAGACGATAGCGAGCCCCATTGGATTCCTTGCATTAAGGCATATCTCATACCCCACAATGGTTTTGGGCAAG TCCTGCAAGCTCATCCCAGTCTTGTTGCTCAACGTCCTTCTCTATCGACGAAAGTTCTCACCTCATAAGTACATCGTTGTAGCACTCGTTACCGTCGGCATTAGTATGTTCATGCTTTTCGCTGAAacatcaaagaagaagaagggtggaagTGATAGTATGTGGGGACTTGTCTTGTTGCTTGTCAA CCTTTTTATCGATGGTCTGACAAACTCAACTCAAGACCAAATCTTCTCATCGTATCCTTCATACACCGGCCAGCAGATGATGTTCACAATGGCGCTCACTACTCAAATTATCTTGCTACCTCTTCTTATCCTCCCGCTGCCCACCAACCCGTTATCTCTTTTCGCCCATTTACCTCCGCCTCTTGGCTCTTCTGTGCCCACCTCTACTCTCAGCTTCTCCCCTCCTGCGGCATTGGAATctatctctttcctcctttcccaccCTTCCgctcttccgcctctctTTGCATACGCCCTTCTTGGTGGCTTGGGtcaactcttcatctttgaaACCATCCAGCACTTTGGTTCTCTTACCCTCGTCATGGTCACCGTCACAAGGAAGCTTTTTACTATGCTTCTTAGTGTCGTCGTCTTTGAGCACAGGCTCACAAGGGGCCAATGGATGGGCGTGGGGGTTGTGTTCGCTGGTATTGGCGTCGAAGcagggatgaagaggagggaggtaATGAAGAGGGCGAAGAAAGACTGA
- a CDS encoding catalase, whose translation MTEKTPTYTLSEGCPIADATTAQRLGSCPVKGLMLMQDTQLIETLAHFSRERIPERTVHASAVGAWGEFEVTHDNSDITSAAFLNGIGKKSKVLMRISTVGPEAGAAETVRDVRGWSMKIFTEEGNQDFVFNSIPVFFIRDPIKFPSVNRSHKRHPAKHTADSSMFWDFHNNNPEGTHAVMMLFSNRGLPYSLRQINGYSGHTYKLTKSDGSFVYVKLHFKSNQGVKGMTQAEGVRTAGEAPDFHSTDMWNAIERGDYPTWTLYAQVMKPEEAENYRWNIFDMTKVWPHKDFPLRPLGKLTLNRNPENYFSDIEQAAFSPSTMVPGIAPSGDPMLQARMFAYPDAARYRLGVNYQQLPCNRPVSEVYAPYQRDGAMRYMTNYGGDPNYVRSSLKEINFKGQLGAKGHSTGGNEKHDEWVGRVAAYTTETTDEDYVQPRMFWEVLGKAGDQEDLITNVSCHLSKAIPSLQKGAVEIFAKVNVDLAKSIEDRLAELNKGK comes from the exons ATGACTGAGAAAACACCCACATACACCCTGTCCGAAG GGTGCCCTATTGCGGATGCTACGACCGCCCAGCGTCTGGGCAGCTGCCCCGTTAAGGGCCTGATGTTGATGCAGGACACCCAGCTCATCGAGACTCTGGCCCACTTCAGTAGAGAGCGCATTCCCGAGCGTACCGTGCACGCTTCTGCCGTTGGCGCATGGGGCGAATTTGAAGTAACTCACGACAATTCCGACATCACTTCGGCTGCTTTCCTCAATGGGATTGGCAAAAAGTCCAAGGTTCTTATGCGTATCTCCACTGTGGGACCGGAGGCTGGCGCAGCCGAGACTGTTCGAGATGTGAGGGGTTGGTCGATGAAAATCTTCACTGAAGAGGGCAACCAAGACTTTGTCTTCAACAGCATT CCGGTGTTCTTCATCCGGGACCCAATCAAATTCCCCTCTGTTAACCGATCTCACAAGCGTCATCCCGCGAAACACACCGCCGACTCTTCTATG TTCTGGGA CTttcacaacaacaacccGGAGGGTACTCATGCCGTCATGATGTTATTTAGCAATCGAGGGCTGCCGTATTCGCTGAGGCAAATCAACGGCTACAGTGGTCACACTTACAAGCTCACCAAATCG GATGGCTCTTTTGTTTATGTCAAACTTCACTTCAAGTCCAACCAAGGTGTCAAGGGCATGACGCAGGCCGAAGGCGTACGCACCGCCGGCGAAGCACCCGATTTCCACTCGACCGATATGTGGAATGCTATCGAGCGGGGCGACTACCCTACTTGGACGTTGTATGCTCAAGTCATGAAGCCCGAAGAGGCCGAAAATTACCGCTGGAATATCTTCGATATGACCAAGGTTTGGCCTCACAAAGACTTCCCCCTCAGGCCCCTTGGTAAATTGACCCTAAACCGTAAC CCCGAAAACTACTTCTCCGACATTGAGCAAGCTGCCTTTTCGCCCTCGACAATGGTGCCGGGCATTGCGCCCTCCGGAGATCCAA TGCTGCAAGCTAGGATGTTTGCCTACCCCGATGCCGCTCGATACCGCCTCGGTGTCAACTACCAACAACTTCCGTGCAATCGGCCCGTCAGTGAGGTTTATGCGCCCTACCAGCGTGACGGTGCGATGCGCTACATGACCAATTATGGAGGTGATCCCAATTATGTGCGATCCTCTCTCAAGGAGATCAACTTCAAGGGTCAACTGGGCGCAAAGGGCCATTCCACTGGGGGTAACGAGAAACACGATGAATGGGTCGGTCGAGTTGCGGCGTACACAACCGAGACAACGGATGAGGATTACGTCCAGCCTCGCATGTTCTGGGAGGTTCTCGGAAAAGCTGGCGACCAAGAGGACTTGATCACCAATGTCTCGTGTCATTTAAGCAAGGCTATCCCGTCGTTGCAGAAAGGAGCTGTCG AAATCTTCGCCAAGGTGAATGTTGATTTGGCCAAGTCCATCGAAGACCGTTTGGCTGAGCTCAACAAGGGAAAGTAA
- a CDS encoding glucose-methanol-choline oxidoreductase → MVHAATHPKDAPKNFDFIVLGGGAGGCTVAGRLAENPNVSVLLVEAGVNNPSEITDITTPAKAMGLRNSQYDWKYKTTMIDRPDYTRIEKPNTRGKVLGGSTALNYYTWVRGSAATFNDWEEFGGSTWNWENTKDYFNKSTTYHDDLGLFPDDIKSIGNKGGPVDISHSDLVPELKPWRDALERAWVSKGHELTVDVYNGVQKGLFKCVNSIYKGVRSTAAAFLEGKPNITLASSTISKRIIFEDKTAVGVTVIGPDEREYDFYANREVIVAQGVYESAKILMLSGIGIKSDLEALSIQCVVDSKHVGQNLQDHPILSHVFKIKDGFGLDNHLLRAGAEHDGAISSYRKNHNGPLSSGLLELVAFPRIDDRLENHKQYRDYKAQNGGKDPFGPDGQPHFEIDFVPMFADAFQWHFPTPPTGDYMTVIVDLMRPISQNGVVKLTSTDPFEQPYINLNFFSHDLDLIALREGVRFVDDVLMNGEGMKDIVECDYPWPMPRNSDEGMIRQILERSQTGFHPCGTARISKDIDHGVVSPELSVHGVKNLRVADASVFPLIPDCRIQNVVYMVGEKAADFIKAAHPDLYKETK, encoded by the exons ATGGTTCACGCTGCTACTCACCCCAAAGATGCTCCCAAAAACTTTGATTTCATCGTTCTTGGAGGTGGCGCCGGCGGTTGTACCGTTGCCGGCCGTCTTGCCGAGAACCCAAACGTGTCTGTACTTCTTGTCGAGGCCGGTGTGAA CAACCCTTCCGAGATCACCGACATCACCACCCCAGCGAAAGCCATGGGTCTGCGAAACTCTCAGTACGACTGGAAATACAAGACGACCATGATCGACCGCCCAGACTATACTCGTATCGAGAAGCCTAACACCCGTGGAAAGGTGCTGGGAGGCAGTACTGCGCTCAATTATTATACCTGGGTTCGAGGCTCTGCCGCAACCTTCAACGATTGGGAGGAGTTTGGTGGTTCCACTTGGAACTGGGAAAACACCAAGGATTACTTCAACAAGTCGACTACATACCATGACGACCTTGGTCTCTTCCCTGATGACATTAAAAGCATCGGCAATAAGGGTGGTCCCGTTGACATTTCACACTCTGATTTGGTCCCCGAGCTGAAGCCTTGGCGTGATGCCCTCGAAAGAGCGTGGGTGAGCAAGGGTCATGAGTTGACCGTGGACGTCTACAATGGTGTTCAGAAGGGTCTCTTTAAATGTGTCAACTCGATCTACAAGGGTGTCCGATCTACCGCAGCTGCGTTCCTTGAGGGCAAGCCCAACATCACCTTGGCCTCTTCAACCATCTCCAAGAGGATTATTTTTGAGGACAAGACTGCCGTCGGTGTCACCGTTATTGGGCCCGACGAGCGCGAATACGATTTCTACGCCAACCGTGAGGTTATCGTTGCTCAGGGCGTTTACGAATCCGCCAAGATCCTCATGCTGTCCGGTATCGGTATCAAGTCCGACCTCGAGGCTCTCAGCATCCAGTGCGTTGTTGACTCGAAGCATGTCGGCCAAAACCTCCAGGACCACCCTATCCTGTCCCATGTCTTCAAGATTAAGGACGGTTTTGGCCTTGATAACCACCTCCTTCGCGCGGGTGCGGAGCACGATGGTGCCATTTCGTCCTACAGGAAGAATCACAATGGACCCCTCAGTTCGGGTCTACTGGAGCTCGTCGCCTTCCCCCGTATTGACGATCGTCTGGAGAACCACAAGCAGTATCGCGATTACAAGGCGCAGAACGGTGGCAAGGACCCTTTCGGTCCCGACGGCCAGCCGCACTTTGAGATCGACTTTGTC CCCATGTTCGCCGATGCCTTCCAATGGCACTTCCCCACTCCACCCACTGGTGATTACATGACCGTCATTGTTGACTTGATGCGTCCTATCTCGCAAAACGGTGTAGtcaaactcacctcgacCGACCCCTTCGAGCAGCCTTACATCAacctcaacttcttctcgcaCGACCTTGACCTCATCGCCCTTCGCGAAGGTGTCCGCTTTGTTGACGATGTTCTCATGAACGGCGAGGGGATGAAGGACATTGTTGAGTGCGACTACCCCTGGCCGATGCCCCGTAACTCGGACGAGGGCATGATCCGACAGATCCTTGAGAGGTCGCAGACCGGTTTCCATCCCTGCGGAACTGCTCGTATCAGCAAGGACATCGACCACGGTGTCGTCAGCCCCGAGCTCTCGGTCCACGGCGTCAAGAACCTTCGTGTTGCCGACGCCTCAGTCTTCCCCCTCATCCCCGATTGTCGTATCCAGAACGTTGTGTACATGGTCGGtgagaaggctgctgaTTTCATCAAGGCCGCGCACCCCGACCTTTACAAAGAGACAAAGTAA
- a CDS encoding solute carrier family 35 (UDP-galactose transporter), member B1: protein MDQQPPDLGPMGLQVIWQMIRAKLFGEKEAPCKVAGAQQGTPEELGLEDHHQNDDVEDEELFPGGRKQYPCHRLLIDLSLPALSSSSHLPRHPSSPMTPQSHDTKPYSISNPPLLDKFPSPLFLNFAQAVASSLSALCYLSFKSWREGWKGRGLGQVLGLKEVFGKSRTALNGDAKANEEVSELNEKTKEVARKAPKPPLSHTPQWFWARTIEANILRASISQSLSLSLVRKLTGPNRPPTLLSTHLGYHQLLLHQ, encoded by the exons ATGGATCAACAGCCGCCTGATTTGGGGCCGATGGGTCTCCAGGTCATTTGGCAGATGATCCGTGCGAAGCTATTcggggagaaagaggcaCCGTGCAAAGTGGCTGGAGCGCAACAAGGTACACCCGAAGAGCTAGGGTTGgaagatcatcatcaaaatgatgatgtagaagatgaggaattGTTCCCCGGTGGCCGAAAACAATATCCGTGTCACCGTCTATTGATTGACCTTTCCCTTCCGGCGCTCTCGAGctcatcccatctccctcgCCATCCTTCGTCCCCCATGACACCACAATCACATGACACCAAGCCTTATTCCATCTCGA ATCCTCCGCTCCTCGATAAGTTCCCTTCGCCATTATTCCTCAATTTTGCTCAAGCTGTGGCTTCCAGCTTGAGTGCGCTTTGTTACTTGTCGTTCAAATCTTggagggaaggatggaaagggcGAGGTCTGGGCCAGGTGTTGGGATTGAAAGAAGTGTTTGGTAAAAGCCGGACTGCATTAAATGGTGATGCTAAAGCCAACGAGGAAGTTTCAGAGTTGAACGAAAAGACGAAGGAGGTTGCCAGGAAGGCACCGAAGCCGCCGTTATCGCATACCCCACAATGGTTTTGGGCAAG GACCATTGAAGCTAACATCCTGCGTGCGTCAATCAGTCAATCGTTGTCTCTCTCTTTGGTCAGAAAACTCACAGGCCCCAACCGACCCccaactcttctttccacccaTCTTGGATATCACCAGCTCCTATTGCACCAATAA
- a CDS encoding glutamate decarboxylase gives MALSQHVDPDKLIEECEDHPIKRHLSHKAALYDIPYTSRYGVEDEVPRYSIPNKGVNGRATYQLLHDELMLDGNPNMNLASFVHTWVPDECSRLIQENLNKNLVDQDEYPAAQQIHERCISMISHLWHAPKEATAMGTATTGSSEAIMLGGLALKRRWQEKMKAAGKDIHNPGPNIVMGAEAQVALEKFARYFEVEARLVPIKPESSYVMDPKDAIKYVDENTIGVFVILGSTYTGAFESVKDMAQELDRYEAATGISVPIHVDAASGGFVAPFAYPHYEWDFQIPRVQSINASGHKYGMSTVGVGWIIWRSMEYLPKELVFELHYLGATDYSFNLNFSRPAHPILAQMFTFLNLGFEGYKRVMDKNLTVARLISRALEHSGYFICLSKIHHPKALTESTSSAEQSNILPAVTNAANTIMHGKKPTVDDAEYYCEGLPVVSFMFTDEIKKKYPGVKQAWIQMQLRSIGWIVPNYPLAPNCEKDEILRVVVRESLSGDLSRKLIHDILQVTEDLLNDAGPSYSMSTATRRHENLDHGKLDGIDALHIKQNTSTYSKPC, from the exons ATGGCCCTCTCTCAGCACGTAGACCCCGATAAGCTCATTGAAGAGTGTGAAGACCACCCTATCAAGAGGCACCTTAGTCATAA GGCGGCCCTTTATGATATTCCCTACACTTCCCGCTACGGAGTCGAGGATGAAGTTCCGAGATACAGCATCCCCAACAAGGGTGTCAATGGCAGGGCCACCTACCAGCTCTTACACGATGAGCTGATGCTTG ATGGGAACCCCAACATGAATTTGGCTTC ATTTGTTCACACTTGGGTTCCTGATGAGTGCAGCCGTCTTATTCAGGAAAACCTGAACAAGAATCTGGTTGACCAGGACGAATACCCTGCTGCTCAACAGATTCACGAGCGATGTATC TCAATGATCTCTCACCTCTGGCACGCTCCCAAAGAAGCCACGGCGATGGGTACCGCTACCACGGGTTCCTCTGAAGCCATCATGCTTGGCGGTCTCGCTCTGAAGCGACGATGGcaggaaaagatgaaagCTGCTGGGAAAGATATCCACAACCCCGGGCCTAACATTGTCATGGGTGCAGAAGCTCAAGTAGCTTTGGAAAAGTTTGCTAGATActttgaggttgaggcgAGACTTGTGCCTATTAAGCCTGAG TCGAGTTATGTGATGGACCCCAAAGACGCCATCAAATATGTCGATGAGAACACTATCGGTGTCTTCGT TATCCTGGGATCAACTTACACCGGCGCGTTTGAATCCGTAAAAGACATGGCTCAAGAGCTCGACAGGTACGAGGCCGCGACAGGTATTAGTGTCCCTATCCACGTTGATGCAGCTTCTGGTGGTTTTGTTGC TCCATTTGCATACCCTCATTACGAGTGGGACTTTCAAATTCCTCGAGTCCAAAG TATCAATGCCTCAGGTCATAAGTACGGTATGAGCACTGTGGGTGTCGGATGGATCATCTGGAGGTCTATGGAGTACCTTCCTAAGGAGCTGGTCTTTGAGCTCCACTATCTCGGCGCT ACCGACTACTCATTTAACCTCAACTTCAGTAGACCGGCACACCCTATCCTCGCCCAGATGTTCACAT TTTTGAACCTCGGTTTCGAAGGTTACAAGCGCGTCATGGACAAGAACCTCACCGTAGCTCGTCTCATCTCCCGGGCCCTCGAGCACTCTGGCTACTTCATCTGTCTGTCCAAGATCCACCACCCGAAGGCTCTTACCGAATCCACCAGCAGCGCCGAACAATCCAACATACTCCCTGCCGTCACCAACGCCGCTAATACCATTATGCACGGCAAGAAGCCTACTGTTGACGATGCCGAGTACTACTGCGAGGGTTTGCCCGTTGTGTCATTTATGTTTACGGATGAAATTAAAAAGAAGTACCCTGGTGTGAAGCAGGCGTGGATCCAGATGCAGCTGAGGTCTATCGGCTGGATCGTCCCCAA CTACCCTCTCGCTCCCAACTGCGAGAAAGATGAGATCCTCCGAGTCGTCGTCCGAGAGTCCCTTTCTGGTGACTTGTCTAGGAAGCTCATCCACGACATTCTTCAGGT AACCGAGGATCTCCTCAATGATGCGGGACCTTCATACTCCATGTCTACTGCTACCAGGCGTCACGAGAATCTGGACCACGGCAAGCTTGATGGTATTGATGCTCTCCACATCAAG CAAAACACCTCCACCTATTCTAAGCCCTGTTAG